In Legionella cardiaca, a genomic segment contains:
- a CDS encoding protein kinase domain-containing protein produces MMQTLGRGAFGKVSKAINPLTGTIKAIKKVKLEFKSSDEFIQEIEALEKEAKVGAHAGFTQALLFFPKAKEKQLAEAYMVSEFCPGMDLHKFIRDSKYTPEEFLIIMRGMFGEMHRLHKLGIIHADFKPANFIVNEDLTVKIVDFGFATFQDDENKDPRGTPRYSPAELFTGADITQKGDIYSAGVTAVEGLGQVHEETFTVNGKEIKRLVPNENLKKDLAKACPKLSSKQVTILADLLQKMTKQTASKRLSPAEFDDVLATYDEKILQIPPIPQVVKNVSTLLDGVISMLEHRILKASPIEKQAIKDTLGELVFTPEQLKHPKTLYALREKIASATAKNRHDFTFARQIMGEFRHIANQRLSGNKFTTENTSKLDSLKKLANQFLPVNPWARLNVADSAAAAREEVEKQYQHNFRS; encoded by the coding sequence ATGATGCAAACCTTAGGTCGTGGTGCTTTCGGAAAAGTCTCTAAAGCAATAAACCCACTAACCGGCACTATAAAAGCTATCAAAAAAGTTAAACTCGAATTTAAAAGCAGCGATGAATTCATTCAAGAGATAGAAGCTTTAGAAAAAGAAGCGAAAGTGGGAGCTCATGCAGGCTTTACCCAAGCTCTATTATTCTTCCCAAAAGCCAAGGAGAAACAATTAGCAGAAGCTTATATGGTTAGTGAATTTTGTCCAGGTATGGATTTACATAAATTCATTCGAGATAGCAAATACACCCCTGAAGAATTTCTCATCATCATGCGCGGCATGTTTGGCGAGATGCATCGTCTACATAAATTAGGTATTATCCATGCCGACTTCAAACCAGCCAATTTTATAGTGAATGAAGACTTGACTGTTAAAATTGTTGATTTTGGATTTGCAACTTTTCAAGACGATGAAAACAAAGATCCTCGCGGAACACCACGTTATTCACCCGCGGAGTTATTTACCGGAGCCGACATTACACAAAAAGGTGACATTTATTCAGCAGGAGTCACTGCCGTAGAGGGCTTAGGTCAAGTGCATGAAGAAACTTTTACAGTAAACGGTAAAGAAATAAAAAGACTAGTACCCAATGAAAACCTGAAAAAAGATCTAGCCAAAGCCTGTCCAAAATTGTCTTCCAAGCAAGTAACAATCTTAGCAGACCTTCTACAAAAAATGACTAAGCAAACAGCTAGTAAAAGATTAAGCCCAGCAGAGTTTGATGACGTATTAGCAACATATGATGAAAAGATTTTACAAATCCCTCCCATACCTCAAGTTGTTAAAAATGTATCTACATTGCTTGATGGTGTAATTTCTATGCTGGAGCATAGGATTCTAAAAGCTTCTCCAATAGAAAAACAAGCAATAAAGGACACATTAGGAGAACTAGTTTTTACACCAGAGCAACTAAAGCATCCTAAAACTCTTTATGCACTGCGTGAAAAAATAGCGAGTGCGACTGCAAAAAACCGCCACGACTTCACGTTTGCACGACAAATTATGGGAGAGTTTCGCCATATAGCCAATCAGAGACTGAGCGGGAATAAATTTACAACTGAGAACACTTCAAAATTGGATTCATTGAAGAAATTGGCTAATCAATTTCTGCCAGTTAATCCTTGGGCTAGACTCAACGTTGCTGACTCAGCTGCTGCAGCCAGAGAAGAAGTAGAAAAACAATATCAACATAATTTTCGCTCTTAA
- a CDS encoding DUF421 domain-containing protein — protein MSFKYLNEIMDYGLYLRGVIITIYAIILFRTNSARLYGSHSPLDFIIYIILGAILGEAIVNNIPLISSMIVCTLIIAIHRFLAYLSFKSQTVGKYIKGEKLCIIKNGKYIQKNLRCCQITTNDVLQALRVQHGVEDLDLIKKAILERGGQISFILKK, from the coding sequence ATGTCTTTCAAATACTTAAATGAAATAATGGACTATGGCCTTTATCTTAGAGGTGTCATAATTACCATATACGCGATTATACTTTTTCGAACAAATTCTGCCAGGCTTTACGGAAGCCATTCGCCTCTGGACTTCATAATTTATATTATTTTGGGTGCTATTTTAGGTGAAGCGATTGTTAATAATATCCCTTTAATATCATCCATGATAGTTTGTACATTAATCATCGCCATTCATAGATTCCTCGCATATTTATCATTTAAAAGCCAAACAGTAGGCAAATACATTAAAGGAGAGAAACTTTGTATTATAAAAAATGGGAAGTACATTCAAAAAAATCTTCGTTGCTGTCAAATCACCACGAATGATGTTTTACAAGCATTAAGAGTGCAACATGGTGTAGAGGATCTAGACTTAATTAAGAAAGCAATTCTGGAACGAGGTGGACAAATATCATTTATATTAAAAAAATAG
- a CDS encoding alpha/beta hydrolase: MNTAAHMLHPDSKEFIHCLSERAKTALNGSNLLELSPEEGRAAFNKLTAPIAGRLKPINVYVEDRTLNIEGTNIKVRLYKPTRDAKDLPALIYCHGGGFVFGELEFLDYACRSLCEGAQCLVVAVDFRRAPEHKFPTAHMDCYNVARYIQRHAREFDCNGKLAVGGDSAGGNIAASICHLAKKNRDLDISFQLLFYPWVDLNNKMPSDKTFASGYFLETTTLNWMRKQYLSKPEDEKDPVANPQFQKDFSNLPPALIVAAECDPIHDDAKKYYQQLVDAGNHAEFMECGGILHDFCALPSHYEAALLAYGVASYALKEAFKQ; encoded by the coding sequence ATGAATACAGCAGCTCATATGCTTCACCCTGATTCAAAAGAATTTATTCATTGCTTAAGCGAACGAGCCAAAACTGCTTTAAATGGGAGTAATCTTCTCGAATTGTCTCCTGAAGAAGGGAGGGCCGCGTTCAATAAGCTAACGGCTCCTATTGCTGGAAGATTAAAGCCAATCAACGTGTACGTTGAAGATCGCACACTCAATATAGAAGGTACTAATATTAAGGTGCGTTTATATAAGCCTACGCGTGATGCTAAAGATTTACCTGCATTAATTTATTGTCATGGCGGTGGGTTTGTTTTTGGTGAACTGGAGTTTCTCGACTATGCCTGCAGATCATTGTGCGAAGGTGCTCAATGTCTGGTGGTCGCTGTCGATTTTCGCCGTGCTCCAGAACATAAATTCCCCACTGCGCATATGGATTGTTATAACGTTGCCCGCTATATTCAAAGACATGCTCGTGAATTTGATTGTAATGGCAAATTAGCCGTGGGCGGGGATAGTGCAGGTGGTAATATCGCCGCAAGTATTTGCCATCTTGCCAAGAAAAATAGAGATCTGGATATATCCTTTCAGTTACTTTTCTATCCCTGGGTCGATTTAAATAACAAAATGCCCTCAGACAAAACCTTTGCAAGTGGCTATTTTCTTGAAACTACCACTCTAAATTGGATGAGAAAACAGTATTTGTCAAAACCAGAAGATGAGAAAGATCCTGTTGCTAATCCTCAGTTCCAAAAGGACTTTTCAAATCTGCCACCGGCATTAATTGTTGCAGCAGAATGTGATCCAATTCATGACGATGCTAAAAAATATTATCAACAATTGGTTGATGCAGGCAATCATGCAGAATTTATGGAGTGTGGTGGTATTCTCCATGATTTTTGTGCCTTACCTTCTCATTATGAGGCGGCATTGTTGGCTTACGGTGTTGCCAGTTATGCTTTAAAAGAAGCATTTAAACAATAA